A section of the Microbulbifer pacificus genome encodes:
- a CDS encoding FAD:protein FMN transferase gives MRIFFFIAALFATSSSHADWHYDKQAIMGTEVHLQFWVDDDSRAPVISHAVMDEFRRIDAALSPYKEDSELSRVNREAGKGAVKISQELADIIQKSLYYSDKTGGAFDITFATLGSLYDFRKGQKADQKITDELLPAVNFRHVELDSKQQTLVFRDPRTKIDLGGIAKGYSVDRAVSILQSFGVQNASVSAGGDARLLGDKRGKPWLIGIRHPRDRSKNAAVIPLENTAISTSGDYERFFIDDDDHRVHHIFNPATGQPTETDTGDTGSDQDKLISVSIIGPQGFDTDPLSTSVFVLGKQRGLALIEQLHNFEAIVIDANHRMFFSSGLQQ, from the coding sequence GTGCGAATATTCTTTTTCATTGCCGCGTTGTTTGCGACCAGTTCAAGTCACGCCGACTGGCACTACGACAAACAGGCAATCATGGGCACCGAGGTGCACCTGCAGTTCTGGGTTGACGACGACAGCAGGGCGCCCGTAATCAGCCACGCGGTAATGGACGAGTTCCGCCGCATCGATGCCGCGCTGTCGCCCTATAAAGAAGACAGTGAGCTTTCCCGGGTTAATCGCGAAGCGGGTAAGGGCGCGGTCAAAATTTCGCAGGAACTGGCGGATATTATCCAGAAGTCGCTGTACTACAGCGACAAGACCGGCGGTGCGTTTGATATCACCTTCGCCACGCTCGGCAGCCTGTACGATTTCCGCAAGGGTCAGAAGGCCGATCAGAAGATCACCGACGAACTGTTGCCGGCGGTAAATTTCCGCCATGTCGAACTCGATTCGAAACAACAAACTCTGGTGTTCCGAGATCCGCGCACAAAAATTGACCTGGGCGGTATCGCCAAGGGTTATTCCGTAGATCGCGCAGTCTCCATTCTGCAAAGCTTCGGGGTGCAAAATGCCAGCGTAAGCGCCGGCGGCGATGCGCGCCTGCTGGGCGACAAGCGCGGCAAACCCTGGCTGATCGGCATTCGCCACCCGCGCGACCGCAGCAAAAATGCTGCGGTAATTCCGCTGGAAAATACCGCCATTTCCACTTCGGGCGACTATGAGCGTTTTTTCATCGACGACGACGATCACCGGGTACACCATATCTTCAACCCGGCAACAGGCCAGCCAACGGAAACCGATACTGGTGATACAGGCAGCGACCAGGACAAGCTGATCAGCGTGAGCATCATCGGCCCCCAGGGCTTCGATACAGATCCGCTTTCCACCAGTGTTTTCGTGCTCGGCAAGCAACGGGGACTGGCACTGATCGAACAATTGCACAATTTTGAGGCAATTGTGATCGACGCCAATCACCGGATGTTTTTCAGTAGTGGTCTGCAGCAGTAA
- a CDS encoding tetratricopeptide repeat protein: protein MKSVRPRHRYKQLALAVCTAASLATLAGCASQFDPGTTLARLPVSKLPEEPSIELPQVELPALIDSYEKALAANSDPKTRRQIQLRLADLEMERLEQLQADNPAMAVAYGNAVRHYEELLQTSADDDYLSYRLARARALDGNTGGSLQALETIVETAPESPFIAEALFRRGEAAFGRKQYRAAEQDFAAVLAEGDTPFARNARYMLGWSQFKDARYQDASETFLTLMDDLLGETQPQKRPLEQLQQGERRLANDTLRVLALGFNYLGGAEVIATFKPETGPRSYHHLLYQGLGDWYAESERYRDGAQTFLTFVERYPQSREAPEMHVRAVDILQQGNFPSEVLPAKREFITRYGIRSQYWQAADDAQRGQLKTHLKPWLEELARFDHARAQALAKEAASAAKQPRVADKALRESGEAFLAAASLYGEFIETFPQDEKAPELTFLLAESLSEAGQYVLAFKAYHRVAWEFAEETGTVPPQATEAGYAAILIADQVHKREKNPEQASLWLDRKIETGLRFADTWPQDNRALAVQLDAAHNLFEQYRHQETIAAAEKAAAWQPAPNAAQRRSILLLLGHSYFEVDDFPAAENAYTQLLSGMASTDPEYLNTRDRLQSSIYKQAELILKEVELTSDSLAFAAPTEEAIALLLRVRQSGRSAIAATAQYDAITQLVRLQHWPEAQAELADFRQYYPDHKLTPTLAAKAVAIYQGMDMPEAAADELMALANHDSDPEVRRSSLYLAAEQYEQAGNTAKAVDAYRQYTRQWREPALQNLEAQYQLVSLYAKAGNHNERNLWLKSLSGNKVSEPRGRYLAAFAQSELAEQSYAHFERLTLTLPLKQSLKNKKQAMESTVADYKKVLDFGIAEFTTAANFRLAEVYRQLSRDLMDSQRPNGLNPLELEQYEILLEEQAFPFEEKAIELHEANIQRTADGVYDKWVKSSFSSLENLLPARYRKPESTEEWSDEAY, encoded by the coding sequence TTGAAATCCGTACGCCCTCGCCATCGCTACAAACAGCTAGCCCTGGCGGTCTGCACTGCCGCCTCCCTTGCCACCCTGGCCGGTTGCGCCAGCCAGTTCGATCCAGGCACCACGCTCGCGCGCTTGCCGGTCAGTAAATTGCCCGAGGAGCCGAGCATCGAATTGCCGCAGGTAGAACTGCCGGCATTGATCGACAGCTACGAAAAAGCGCTGGCGGCCAACAGCGATCCAAAAACCCGCCGCCAGATTCAGCTACGCCTAGCGGATCTGGAAATGGAGCGTCTGGAGCAGCTGCAGGCAGACAACCCCGCCATGGCGGTGGCCTACGGCAATGCCGTGCGCCACTACGAAGAACTGCTGCAGACCTCCGCCGATGACGATTACCTGTCCTACCGTCTTGCCCGCGCTCGCGCGCTGGACGGCAATACCGGCGGCTCGTTGCAAGCGCTGGAAACCATCGTCGAAACTGCACCGGAATCCCCGTTTATCGCCGAGGCCCTGTTCCGCCGTGGCGAGGCGGCCTTCGGTCGCAAACAATACCGCGCGGCGGAACAGGATTTTGCCGCGGTACTGGCCGAGGGCGACACACCCTTTGCGCGCAATGCCCGCTATATGCTGGGCTGGAGCCAGTTCAAGGACGCGCGCTACCAGGACGCCAGTGAAACATTCCTGACCCTGATGGACGATTTGCTGGGTGAAACCCAGCCGCAAAAACGTCCACTGGAACAACTGCAGCAGGGCGAGCGCCGCCTCGCCAATGACACCCTGCGCGTACTGGCGCTCGGGTTTAATTACCTGGGCGGTGCCGAGGTGATCGCGACGTTCAAACCCGAGACTGGTCCCCGCTCCTACCATCACCTGCTGTATCAGGGCCTCGGCGACTGGTACGCGGAGAGTGAGCGCTACCGGGATGGTGCGCAGACATTTCTCACCTTTGTGGAGCGCTACCCGCAGAGCCGCGAGGCACCGGAGATGCACGTGCGCGCGGTGGACATCCTGCAGCAGGGCAATTTCCCCAGCGAGGTGTTGCCCGCCAAGCGCGAGTTCATCACCCGCTACGGAATCCGCAGCCAGTACTGGCAAGCCGCAGACGATGCGCAACGCGGACAGCTGAAAACCCATCTGAAACCCTGGCTGGAAGAGCTGGCCCGTTTCGATCACGCCCGCGCCCAGGCGCTGGCCAAGGAAGCGGCCAGTGCTGCGAAACAGCCCCGCGTTGCCGACAAGGCACTGCGGGAATCCGGCGAGGCGTTCCTCGCCGCGGCCAGTCTCTATGGCGAATTTATCGAGACTTTTCCACAGGATGAGAAAGCCCCCGAACTTACTTTCCTGTTGGCGGAAAGTCTGAGCGAGGCGGGCCAGTATGTGCTGGCGTTCAAGGCCTACCACAGGGTCGCCTGGGAGTTTGCCGAGGAAACCGGCACGGTTCCGCCACAGGCTACCGAAGCCGGCTACGCCGCCATCCTTATCGCAGACCAGGTCCACAAGCGGGAGAAGAATCCGGAACAGGCCAGCCTGTGGCTGGATCGCAAAATCGAGACCGGCCTGCGCTTCGCCGATACCTGGCCCCAGGACAACCGCGCGCTGGCGGTGCAGCTGGATGCGGCACACAACCTGTTCGAACAGTACCGCCACCAGGAAACCATTGCCGCGGCGGAAAAGGCCGCGGCGTGGCAGCCAGCACCGAATGCGGCACAGCGTCGCAGCATTCTGCTGCTGCTCGGCCACAGCTATTTTGAAGTCGACGATTTTCCCGCGGCGGAAAACGCCTACACCCAGCTGCTGTCCGGTATGGCCTCCACGGACCCGGAATATCTGAACACCCGCGACCGCTTGCAGTCGTCCATCTACAAGCAGGCAGAGCTGATCCTCAAGGAGGTCGAGCTCACCAGCGACAGCCTGGCATTTGCCGCACCCACCGAAGAAGCGATCGCGCTGTTGCTGCGGGTGCGCCAGAGCGGCCGCTCTGCCATCGCCGCCACCGCCCAGTACGACGCCATCACCCAATTGGTGCGACTGCAGCACTGGCCCGAGGCACAAGCCGAACTGGCAGATTTCCGCCAGTATTATCCGGATCACAAACTGACCCCGACGCTCGCCGCCAAAGCGGTGGCCATTTACCAGGGCATGGATATGCCCGAAGCCGCCGCCGACGAGCTGATGGCGCTGGCCAACCACGATTCCGACCCGGAGGTACGCCGCAGCTCGCTTTACCTCGCTGCCGAGCAGTACGAACAGGCTGGCAATACCGCAAAAGCGGTCGATGCCTATCGCCAGTACACCCGCCAGTGGCGCGAGCCGGCGCTGCAGAATCTGGAAGCCCAGTACCAACTGGTTTCCCTGTATGCAAAAGCCGGCAACCACAACGAGCGCAATCTGTGGCTCAAGAGCCTGTCCGGCAACAAGGTCTCCGAACCTCGCGGGCGCTATCTCGCCGCCTTCGCCCAGAGTGAACTGGCGGAACAGAGCTACGCGCACTTTGAGCGCCTGACACTGACGCTGCCATTGAAACAGAGCCTGAAAAACAAGAAGCAGGCGATGGAATCCACGGTGGCGGACTACAAGAAAGTGCTGGATTTCGGCATTGCCGAATTCACCACTGCCGCCAACTTCCGCCTGGCGGAAGTCTACCGCCAGTTGAGCCGCGACCTGATGGATTCCCAGCGCCCCAACGGACTGAATCCGCTGGAGCTGGAACAGTATGAAATCCTACTGGAAGAGCAGGCCTTCCCGTTTGAGGAGAAGGCGATTGAATTGCACGAGGCAAATATCCAGCGCACCGCCGATGGCGTGTACGACAAGTGGGTGAAGAGCAGCTTCTCCTCCCTGGAAAACCTGCTGCCAGCGCGCTACCGCAAGCCGGAGTCGACCGAGGAGTGGAGTGATGAGGCCTACTGA
- a CDS encoding ExbD/TolR family protein, with protein sequence MKATIGGKLKGRKQRRHKETKLNLVSLMDIFTILVFFLLVNSSDVEVLQADKTIKLPDSTSAEKPETTTVVRVNGDQLLVGNRMVAKVADISAQDEQIKPLLDELKYLASRAEPLPEDKQAAGRPITILGDEEVPYALLKQIMNTCAAADYRDIDLAVTQTSAQDPAAPAAGQ encoded by the coding sequence ATGAAAGCGACGATCGGCGGCAAGCTGAAAGGGCGCAAGCAGCGCCGGCATAAGGAGACCAAGCTGAACCTGGTCTCCCTGATGGATATTTTTACCATTCTGGTTTTCTTCCTGCTGGTGAACTCTTCCGATGTGGAAGTGCTGCAGGCAGACAAGACCATCAAACTCCCCGACTCCACCTCCGCCGAGAAGCCGGAGACCACCACCGTTGTGCGTGTGAATGGCGACCAGTTACTGGTGGGCAACCGCATGGTGGCGAAGGTCGCGGATATTTCCGCACAGGACGAGCAGATCAAGCCGCTGCTGGACGAGCTCAAGTATCTCGCCAGCCGCGCGGAGCCACTGCCGGAAGACAAGCAGGCGGCAGGACGCCCGATCACCATCCTGGGTGATGAGGAAGTGCCCTACGCGCTGCTCAAGCAGATCATGAATACCTGCGCCGCGGCGGACTATCGCGATATTGATCTCGCGGTCACCCAAACATCAGCACAGGACCCGGCGGCGCCCGCCGCTGGTCAGTAA
- a CDS encoding biopolymer transporter ExbD: protein MAIRRRLETDPELDITSFMSLMTVLVPVLLLNMVFSHISVLNLNLPGLSDPSTTQEQKENQQLELVLRADYIDINYPAGIRVKRISNRDGEPDFKLVSDVLQEVKRSLREKDIDKKDLVILSEPGTPYRTLVTAMDTARSFRAVVAASVVDAELFPQISLGDAPLEEGQAQDDQLAGNGL, encoded by the coding sequence ATGGCTATCCGACGCAGGCTGGAAACCGATCCGGAACTGGACATCACCTCGTTCATGAGTCTGATGACTGTTCTGGTCCCCGTATTGCTGCTGAATATGGTGTTTTCCCATATCTCCGTGCTGAACCTGAACCTGCCCGGTCTGAGTGACCCGAGCACTACCCAGGAACAGAAGGAAAACCAGCAGCTGGAATTGGTGCTGCGCGCCGATTACATCGACATCAACTATCCGGCGGGAATTCGCGTAAAGCGTATTTCCAACCGGGACGGCGAGCCGGATTTCAAGCTGGTGTCCGATGTATTGCAGGAAGTGAAGCGCAGTCTGCGTGAGAAGGATATCGACAAGAAAGATCTGGTCATCCTCTCCGAACCCGGTACGCCTTACCGCACCCTGGTAACCGCCATGGATACCGCGCGCTCGTTCCGCGCGGTGGTGGCGGCGTCGGTGGTGGACGCGGAGCTGTTTCCACAGATTTCCCTCGGCGATGCACCCCTCGAAGAAGGGCAAGCGCAAGATGACCAGCTGGCAGGCAACGGACTATGA
- a CDS encoding MotA/TolQ/ExbB proton channel family protein encodes MEFFNTLLRFFQNGGAFMYPIALVLVIGLVLVVERWVFLSRAKLANRRAYGQILPMMQQRNFTAALKFAQNEKAPMGQLVAAGIATAQHARKDENIAMAIEESILEAVPRLEKRTNYLATLANISTLLGLLGTIIGLIAAFTAVANAEPSEKAAMLSSSISVAMNTTAFGLIAAIPLLLAYSMLQNKTNEIIDSLEMAGVKFLNLITLTRSQKADAPVAARPTAKAEAIA; translated from the coding sequence ATGGAGTTTTTCAACACACTGCTGCGCTTTTTCCAGAACGGCGGCGCATTCATGTATCCCATCGCGCTGGTACTGGTGATCGGACTGGTACTCGTCGTCGAGCGCTGGGTATTCCTGTCCCGCGCCAAGCTCGCCAACCGTCGCGCTTACGGCCAGATCCTGCCGATGATGCAGCAGCGCAACTTCACCGCCGCACTCAAGTTCGCGCAAAACGAAAAAGCCCCCATGGGCCAGCTCGTTGCCGCCGGTATCGCCACTGCCCAGCACGCGCGCAAGGATGAAAACATCGCAATGGCAATCGAAGAGAGCATCCTCGAAGCCGTGCCGCGTCTGGAAAAACGCACCAACTACCTGGCGACCCTGGCCAACATTTCCACCCTGCTCGGCCTGCTCGGCACCATTATCGGTCTGATCGCCGCATTCACCGCGGTGGCCAACGCAGAGCCCTCCGAGAAGGCGGCCATGCTGTCCTCCAGTATCTCCGTGGCGATGAACACCACCGCTTTCGGTCTGATCGCCGCCATCCCGCTGCTGCTGGCCTACTCCATGCTGCAGAACAAGACCAATGAGATCATCGACAGCCTGGAAATGGCCGGAGTGAAATTCCTCAATCTGATTACCCTTACCCGCAGCCAGAAGGCAGACGCTCCTGTAGCGGCGCGCCCGACAGCCAAGGCCGAAGCCATCGCTTGA
- a CDS encoding LamG domain-containing protein — translation MKTKTAQIQLRLSALFARPHLRRTVLLSSVFASALLVACSGGSGQSTEELPNTNPDTGDTSYSGPAPESEDVQNYKRYIWDNLAAENRCGSCHIQGNQSPRFVRSDDINLAHGEGRELVNLGSPADSRFVTKVASGHNCWLASPDACAEIITNYIEEWAAAAGSVVSTITLTPPPEREVGASKSFPASSGNFATTVYPLLTEYCSACHSESGETAQQQPYFASSDVDQAYENAKARMDLDNPENSRFVVRLDAEHHNCWSDCADNADTMAAAIRNFVNGIAVTEVDPAWVTSKALFLTDGVVASGGGRIENNAIALYEFKTGSGTTAYDTSGINPAIDLNLSGDVEWLGSWGIQLNGGKAQAATATSKRLFDTLSGTGEFSIEAWVAPANVVQEGPARIVSYSGGNSIRNFTLGQAMYNYTFQNRNDASTNADGLPALITDDMAERVQATLQHVVATFDPINGRRLYVNGEFTGDADPVAPGLLSTWDDTFALVLGSEASNEFAWAGSIRLLAIHSRALSQDDILSNYEAGVGEKYLLLFKVEEQTNVPQGYVMFEVQQYDNHGYLFSAPKFITLEDGVTPDGVVIQGMRIGINGREAVVGQAWANLDTTVTAGQYDPASGQKLSPLGTIISLEKGPTSDEFFLTFERLGSEEFVRVEATPALPAAPADLTPQPRIGIRRFEQIHAALSAATGISSAHPAVMDTWEKVKQQLPVEADVRGFLAAQQMGITQLAVKYCSTLVDDTAKRASYFPGFDFSASAASAFDSDAKRAQIIDPLLENLLGRPITWPAAIGGHTAQLATAPDESTVRAELNGLIDTMTACGSSCSADRTPTTVKATCAAAMGSAMILIH, via the coding sequence ATGAAAACCAAAACCGCACAAATCCAACTGCGCTTAAGCGCACTGTTTGCGCGCCCGCACCTGCGCAGGACGGTACTGCTGTCGAGCGTGTTCGCATCGGCGTTACTGGTGGCCTGCTCTGGCGGCAGCGGCCAGTCCACGGAAGAGTTGCCGAATACCAATCCGGACACCGGTGACACCAGCTATTCCGGGCCGGCGCCGGAAAGCGAAGACGTGCAGAATTACAAACGCTATATCTGGGACAACCTGGCGGCGGAAAACCGCTGTGGCAGCTGCCACATCCAGGGCAACCAGAGCCCGCGGTTCGTGCGCAGTGACGACATCAACCTCGCCCACGGCGAAGGCCGCGAGCTGGTCAATCTCGGCAGCCCGGCGGACTCCCGCTTTGTCACCAAGGTGGCCAGCGGTCACAACTGCTGGCTCGCCAGCCCCGATGCCTGTGCGGAAATCATCACCAATTACATCGAGGAGTGGGCTGCGGCTGCGGGCTCGGTGGTCAGCACCATTACCCTGACACCGCCGCCCGAGCGCGAAGTCGGAGCGAGCAAAAGCTTCCCCGCCAGCAGCGGCAACTTTGCCACCACCGTTTACCCGCTACTCACGGAATACTGTTCTGCCTGCCACAGCGAAAGCGGGGAAACCGCACAGCAGCAGCCCTATTTCGCCAGTAGCGATGTGGACCAGGCTTACGAGAACGCCAAGGCGCGGATGGATCTGGACAATCCGGAAAACTCCCGCTTTGTGGTGCGGCTGGACGCAGAGCACCACAACTGCTGGAGCGACTGCGCTGACAACGCCGACACCATGGCCGCGGCGATCCGCAATTTCGTCAACGGCATCGCGGTTACCGAGGTAGACCCGGCGTGGGTAACCAGCAAAGCGCTGTTCCTCACCGACGGCGTTGTCGCCAGCGGCGGCGGGCGCATCGAGAACAACGCCATCGCCCTGTACGAATTCAAAACCGGCAGTGGCACCACCGCTTACGACACCTCCGGTATCAACCCGGCCATCGACCTGAACCTCTCCGGCGATGTGGAATGGCTCGGCTCCTGGGGCATCCAGCTGAACGGCGGCAAGGCCCAGGCGGCCACCGCCACCAGCAAGCGCCTGTTCGACACCCTGAGCGGCACCGGTGAATTCTCCATCGAGGCCTGGGTGGCGCCCGCCAATGTGGTGCAGGAAGGCCCGGCGCGGATCGTCAGCTACTCCGGTGGCAACAGCATCCGCAATTTCACCCTCGGCCAGGCGATGTACAACTACACCTTCCAGAACCGCAACGATGCCAGCACCAACGCCGACGGTTTGCCCGCGCTGATCACCGACGACATGGCCGAGCGAGTGCAGGCAACGCTGCAGCATGTGGTGGCAACGTTCGACCCGATCAATGGCCGCCGCCTGTATGTGAATGGCGAATTTACCGGCGATGCGGATCCGGTGGCGCCGGGACTGCTGTCCACCTGGGACGATACCTTCGCACTGGTACTCGGCAGTGAAGCCTCCAATGAATTTGCCTGGGCGGGCTCCATCCGCCTGCTGGCGATTCACTCGCGCGCGCTCAGTCAGGACGACATCCTCAGCAACTATGAAGCGGGCGTCGGCGAGAAATACCTGCTGCTGTTCAAGGTGGAAGAGCAGACCAATGTGCCCCAGGGCTACGTGATGTTCGAGGTGCAGCAGTACGACAACCACGGTTACCTGTTCAGCGCACCGAAATTCATCACCCTGGAAGACGGCGTGACTCCGGACGGCGTGGTGATCCAGGGTATGCGCATCGGCATCAACGGTCGCGAGGCCGTGGTGGGGCAGGCCTGGGCCAACCTCGATACCACCGTCACCGCCGGCCAGTACGATCCGGCGAGCGGGCAGAAGCTGTCACCGCTCGGCACCATCATTTCCCTGGAAAAGGGTCCTACCTCGGATGAGTTTTTCCTCACCTTCGAGCGTCTCGGCAGCGAGGAATTTGTGCGCGTGGAAGCCACACCCGCACTGCCCGCGGCACCCGCAGACCTAACCCCGCAACCGCGCATTGGCATCCGCCGTTTCGAGCAGATCCATGCGGCCCTGTCTGCGGCGACGGGCATTTCCAGCGCGCACCCGGCGGTGATGGACACCTGGGAAAAGGTCAAACAGCAGCTGCCGGTGGAAGCCGATGTGCGCGGTTTCCTCGCGGCACAGCAGATGGGCATCACCCAGCTCGCGGTGAAATACTGCAGCACCCTGGTGGACGACACCGCCAAGCGCGCGAGCTATTTCCCCGGGTTCGATTTCAGCGCGAGTGCGGCGAGTGCATTTGATAGTGACGCCAAGCGCGCACAGATCATCGATCCACTGCTGGAAAATCTCCTCGGCCGCCCGATCACCTGGCCCGCGGCCATCGGCGGACACACCGCGCAGCTGGCAACTGCACCGGATGAAAGCACCGTGCGCGCCGAGCTGAACGGCCTGATCGACACCATGACCGCCTGCGGCAGCAGCTGCAGCGCCGATCGCACGCCCACCACGGTCAAGGCCACCTGCGCCGCGGCCATGGGCAGCGCAATGATTTTGATTCACTGA
- a CDS encoding tetratricopeptide repeat protein, whose product MKNVYRFAVVATLAALLSACGSSPTQPDIADGAEPALDENDQRVVSPNPYLAEPANVPAEAQQAIARARDFFGQQQYQAAETELQQVVAQWPHLSGAWLNLSKVQLKLEQVEQAEASLRQAVAANEKNVYAWNSLGVLLRDQGKFEDARVAYESALAHWPDFAMAHRNLGILFDLYLHKPEQALHHYREARAIEQAEDKVLAGWIVDLERRM is encoded by the coding sequence ATGAAAAACGTATATCGCTTCGCTGTTGTCGCGACGCTTGCCGCACTGCTGTCTGCCTGCGGCAGTAGTCCGACACAACCGGATATCGCCGATGGCGCCGAGCCAGCGCTGGATGAAAATGACCAGCGCGTGGTCAGCCCGAACCCCTATCTCGCGGAACCCGCCAATGTGCCGGCGGAGGCGCAGCAGGCCATCGCGCGTGCGCGGGATTTTTTTGGTCAGCAACAGTACCAGGCAGCGGAGACAGAGCTGCAGCAGGTGGTGGCCCAGTGGCCGCATCTTTCCGGTGCCTGGCTGAACCTGTCGAAGGTGCAGTTGAAGCTTGAGCAAGTGGAACAGGCGGAAGCAAGCCTGCGCCAGGCGGTAGCCGCGAATGAAAAGAATGTGTACGCGTGGAACTCTCTCGGGGTTTTACTGCGTGACCAGGGCAAGTTTGAAGATGCCCGTGTGGCGTATGAAAGTGCGCTGGCACACTGGCCGGATTTCGCCATGGCGCACCGCAACCTGGGCATTCTGTTTGATCTCTACCTGCACAAACCGGAACAGGCCTTGCATCACTACCGCGAAGCGCGCGCGATTGAGCAGGCGGAAGACAAGGTGCTGGCGGGCTGGATTGTGGATCTGGAACGGAGAATGTAA
- a CDS encoding AraC family transcriptional regulator, with translation MFSPRRFSTLIASLTLTCAACVSAQNADFSSDSLENLKQEALRLNRDLLVLEEDLLFPAQSQVAVYVSMDVGHFFDLDSVKLHIDNKLVETHLYTDHQKQALIRGGIQPLFKGNLKSGEHTITAYFTGIGPEQREFKRAATLELKKSDEPAVIELRISDSGGKQQPEFEVIEWPAP, from the coding sequence ATGTTTTCCCCGCGCCGTTTCAGCACTCTAATCGCCTCCCTGACCCTGACCTGCGCAGCCTGCGTATCCGCACAGAACGCCGACTTTTCCTCAGATAGCCTGGAAAACCTGAAGCAAGAAGCATTAAGACTAAACAGGGACTTGCTGGTACTGGAAGAAGACCTGCTATTCCCGGCGCAGAGCCAGGTAGCGGTTTACGTTTCCATGGACGTCGGTCATTTTTTCGACCTGGATTCGGTCAAGTTGCATATCGACAACAAACTGGTGGAAACCCATCTCTACACCGATCACCAGAAGCAGGCCCTGATCCGCGGCGGTATCCAGCCGCTGTTCAAAGGTAATCTGAAATCCGGTGAGCACACCATCACCGCCTATTTCACCGGTATCGGCCCTGAACAGCGGGAGTTCAAGCGCGCTGCCACCCTCGAATTGAAAAAGTCCGACGAGCCCGCGGTGATCGAGCTGCGCATTTCCGATTCCGGCGGCAAGCAGCAGCCGGAGTTCGAAGTGATCGAATGGCCGGCGCCCTGA